One Diospyros lotus cultivar Yz01 chromosome 1, ASM1463336v1, whole genome shotgun sequence genomic window carries:
- the LOC127797265 gene encoding uncharacterized protein LOC127797265, whose amino-acid sequence METRARSANSKGRQPQNEASETNNLNGQFMQFIDAICNMTPLITPPVVPPQENLRNNATLVEQFWKLQPPTFEGGLDPLVAEDWIAAIERIFNLIDCPDPRKVTCATYMLQHGARHWWDSTARSRPQGHGWTWDQFKELFLKKYYPANIRNQKEAEFLMLKQGSLTLIEYERKFDELSRFTPALVDTEQKRARRFEQGLRDDLRQAVITFELGTYHEVLAKAQLANFRESSSSNSKLS is encoded by the coding sequence ATGGAAACCCGTGCAAGAAGTGCCAATAGTAAGGGCAGGCAGCCGCAAAATGAGGCTAGTGAAACCAACAACCTTAACGGGCAGTTCATGCAGTTCATTGATGCCATCTGCAACATGACGCCACTTATCACACCACCAGTTGTACCTCCCCAAGAAAACCTAAGAAATAATGCTACCCTGGTTGAGCAGTTTTGGAAGCTTCAACCTCCAACTTTTGAGGGTGGGTTGGACCCTCTGGTAGCTGAAGATTGGATAGCAGCAATTGAACGGATCTTTAATCTCATAGATTGTCCAGACCCTAGGAAGGTAACTTGTGCTACATATATGTTACAACATGGAGCAAGGCATTGGTGGGATTCTACTGCCAGATCCCGACCCCAAGGACATGGGTGGACCTGGGATCAGTTCAAGGAACTTTTTCTTAAGAAGTATTACCCCGCTAACATCCGTAACCAGAAGGAAGCAGAGTTCCTCATGTTAAAACAAGGTAGCTTGACCTTAATTGAATACGAAAGGAAGTTTGATGAGCTATCACGTTTTACCCCAGCCTTAGTGGATACAGAACAAAAGCGGGCAAGGCGCTTTGAACAAGGGTTGAGAGATGATTTACGGCAGGCAGTCATAACTTTTGAGTTAGGCACGTATCATGAGGTGCTAGCTAAGGCCCAACTGGCGAACTTTAGAGAAAGCTCCAGCAGCAATAGCAAGCTATCGTAG
- the LOC127797321 gene encoding uncharacterized protein LOC127797321 has protein sequence MGTRACYNCGEMGHVAKFCPNGHLKKQQQQPYQQKPGNPPKGQARVYALSRQEEDQDHNVFAGNILISRIPAYTLFDSGSTHSFISPKFASKLNAHVEHVSTPLGVTIPSGGIISMNHVVRTAKVEVKGNFLETTLYVLDMQEFDVILGMDWLSKHHATILCFEKEIVCKYPEGIELCLSMAETKHLPRVISALKAKKLLQSEGCIGFLMSVMVKGGKELTVNDVKVVKDFPEVFPDDLTEMPPEREVEFTINLVPDSTPISKAPYRMALKELHELKT, from the coding sequence ATGGGAACCAGGGCCTGTTACAATTGTGGTGAAATGGGTCATGTTGCCAAATTCTGTCCCAATGGTCATCTAaagaaacaacagcaacaaccATATCAACAAAAGCCAGGAAATCCCCCAAAGGGTCAAGCTAGGGTTTATGCTCTCTCAAGGCAAGAGGAGGATCAAGATCATAACGTATTCGCaggtaacatcctcatctctagAATACCTGCTTATACTTTGTTTGATTCTGGTTCCacccattcttttatatccCCTAAGTTTGCAAGTAAACTTAATGCACATGTGGAACATGTAAGTACTCCCTTAGGAGTAACGATACCCTCAGGAGGTATAATAAGCATGAATCATGTAGTAAGAACAGCTAAGGTGGAGGTCAAGGGAAATTTTTTAGAAACGACCTTATATGTCTTAGATATGCAAGAATTCGACgtgattttgggaatggacTGGCTTTCCAAGCACCATGCGACCATTCTATGCTTCGAAAAGGAAATAGTTTGTAAGTATCCTGAAGGGATAGAACTTTGCCTTTCAATGGCTGAGACAAAACACCTTCCTCGTGTCATTTCAGCATTAAAAGCTAAGAAACTATTGCAGTCAGAAGGATGTATTGGATTCTTAATGTCAGTGATGGTtaagggaggaaaagaattaACAGTGAATGATGTTAAAGTAGTAAAGGACTTTCCAGAGGTCTTCCCTGATGACCTGACTGAAATGCCACCAGAACGAGAAGTAGAGTTCACTATTAATCTAGTGCCCGATTCCACACCTATTTCTAAAGCTCCTTATAGGATGGCACTAAAAGAGCTACACGAATTGAAAACCTAG